A window of Micromonospora eburnea genomic DNA:
GACACCCTCACCGACCGGGAGCGGGAGGTGGTGGGGCTGGTCGGCGAGGGGCTGAGCAACGCCGAGATCGCCGAGCGGTTGGTGGTCAGCCCGGCCACCGCGCGTACCCACGTCAGCCGGGCCATGGTCAAGCTGGCCGCCCGGGACCGGGCCCAGCTGGTGGTCTTCGCGTACCAGTCGGGGCTGGTGGCCTCGTGATCTCCTGACGGCGGTCCGGCCGGCGGGAAGCAGTGGGCGGGTGGGACCGTTACCCTTGCGGGTAGCCGGCCTTGTGCGCGCCGGCCGACTTGTGCCCGCCGAAAACGACAAACGGGATGTTCGCGTGTTTGACACCTTGAGTGACCGCCTGTCCGGGATCTTCACCAAGCTCCGCGGCAAGGGCCGGCTCACCGACGCCGACATCGACGCCACCGCGCGCGAGATCCGGATGGCGTTGCTGGAGGCCGACGTCGCCCTGCCGGTGGTCAAGGGCTTCATCGCGAGCGTCAAGGAGCGGGCCCGTAGCGCCGAGGTCTCCCAGGCGCTGAACCCGGCGCAGCAGATCATCAAGATCGTCAACGAGGAGCTGGTCGCGGTTCTCGGCGGCGAGGGGCGGCGGCTCCAGTTCGCCAAGCACCCGCCGACCGTGATCATGCTGGCCGGTCTCCAGGGTTCCGGTAAGACCACCCTCGCCGGCAAGCTGGCCCGTTGGCTCAAGGCCCAGGGCCACCAGCCGCTGCTGGTCGCCGCCGACCTCCAGCGTCCCAACGCGGTCGGGCAGCTCCAGGTGCTCGGCGGCCGGGCCGGCGTCGAGGTGTACGCCCCGGAGCCCGGCAACGGCGTCGGCGACCCGGTCCAGGTGGCCCGCGACTCGATCGAGCACGCCAGGCGGGCGGCTCGGGACATCGTGATCGTCGACACCGCCGGCCGGCTCGGTATCGACGCCGAGATGATGCAGCAGGCGGCCAACATCCGCGACGCGGTCCAGCCCGACGAGGTCATCTTCGTCATCGACGCGATGGTCGGTCAGGACGCGGTACGCACCGCCGAGGCGTTCCGCGACGGCGTGGGCATCACCGGTGTGGTCCTCTCCAAGCTCGACGGCGACGCCCGCGGTGGTGCCGCGCTGTCGGTCCGGGAGGTCACCGGGCAGCCGATCCTCTTCGCCTCCACCGGCGAGAAGCTGGAGGACTTCGACGTCTTCCACCCCGACCGGATGGCCAGCCGGATCCTCGGCATGGGCGACGTCCTCACCCTGATCGAGCAGGCCGAGGCGGCCTTCGACGCCGATCAGAAGGAGAAGATGACCGCCAAGCTGGTGGGCGGTGAGACCTTCACGCTGGAGGACTTCCTCGACCAGCTCATCGCGGTGCGCCGGATGGGCCCGATCGCCAACGTGCTGGCCATGATGCCCGGCATGGGGCAGATGAAGGACCAGCTCGCCGAGCTGGACGACAAGCACTTCGACCGGGTCACCGCGATCATCCGGTCGATGACCCCGGCCGAGCGGGTCAACCCGAAGATCATCAACGGTTCCCGGCGGGCCCGCATCGCCAACGGCTCCGGCGTCACCGTGATGGACGTCAACCAGCTGCTCAACCGCTTCGCCGACGCGCAGAAGATGATGAAGCAGATGGGCGGCATGATGGGCCTGCCCGGCGCGGGTCGGCGCAAGGCGACCAAGTCCCCGAAGAACAAGCGCAAGGGCACCAAGGGTGGCGGCCGGCCGCGTACCGGGGCGGGGCTGCCGGGCGGTGGGGGCTTCCCCGGTGGCATGCCGCAGCTCCCGCCGGGCCTGGACCCGGGCGACCTGGCCGGCGCCCAGGGCCTGCCGCCGGGCTTCAAGCTCCCGAAGATCGACTTCAACAAGCTCGGCAAGGGTGGTGACAAGCACCCCCGCTGACGTGTCGGTGGCGGCGGGCGGTCTCATCGACCTGCCCGCCCGCACCGCCCGGCGGAATGACCTGCTCGCCGCTGACGAGGAGTAATCGGGTAGGACTGTGCGCATGGCTCTGCATGTGCGCGGTGTGCTCCTGCCGGACGACGAGGTCCGGGACCTGTGGCTGGTCGGCGACCGGGTCACCTTCGAACCGGTGCCCGGCGCGGAGACCGTCGCCGAGGGCGGCTTCGTCCTCCCCGGCCTGACCGACGCCCACTGCCACATCGGCATCGCCCGGGGCGGCGCCCCGATCACCACCCTCGACCAGGCCCGCGAGCTGGCCCGGGTCGACCGGGACGCCGGGGTGCTCGCCATCCGGGACGCCGGCTCGCCGTACCCGTACCCGGAGCTCGACGACGACCCGGAGCTGCCGCGACTGGCCCGCGCCGGCCGGCACGTCGCGCCGCCGAAGCGCTACCTGCGCGACATCGGGGTGGAGGTCGGCGCGGCCGAGGTGGCCGCGACGGTGACCGAGCAGGCCGCCGCCGGCAACGGCTGGGTCAAGCTGGTCGGTGACTGGATCGACCGTGGCGTGGGCGACCTCGCCCCGGCCTGGGACGCGGACACCATGACCGCCGCCGTCGCCGCCGCGCACGCCGCCGGGGTACGCGCCGCCGTGCACACCTTCAGCGAGTCCGCCGTGGAGATCATGGTGCGGGCCGGGGTGGACTCGGTGGAGCACGGCACCGGCCTCAGCGTCGACCTGATCGACCTGATGGCCCGGCAGGGCACCGCGCTGGTCCCCACGATGATCAACATTCAGACCTTCGGGCACATCGCCGAACAGGCCCGCCCCAAGTTCCCCGGGTACGCCGACCACATGCTCGCGCTGCGGGACCGCTTCCCCGACGTGGTCCGGGCCGCGCACGAGGCGGGCGTGCCGATCTACGTCGGTACCGACGCCGGTGGGGGCATCGACCACGGGCTGGCCGCCGAGGAGATGCTGCTGCTGCACGAGCGCGCCGGCATGTCCGCCGAGGACGTCCTCGCCGCCGCCTCCTGGCGGGCCCGGGAGTGGCTCGGCTTCCCCGGCCTGGTCGAGGGCGGCCTCGCCGACCTGGTCGTCTACCCCGAGGACCCGCGCCGCGACCTCCGGGTGGTCCGCACCCCGTTCCGCATCGTCCTGCGCGGTCGCGTCATTCGCTGACCGCAGCCGCCGGGGCGGCTCAGCTCACGACCAGCAGGTACTTCGCCCGTACCGAGAACTCGCCGCCGTCGGTGCCGCCGAAGGTCAGCTCGTGCTCGCCGGGAGCCGGCGGCGGCAGGCTCGCCCAGAGCCCCCAGCAGGTGACCGGGTACGGGCGGGACCGGCCGGTGACGGCGTTGCGGAAGGCACCCCGTACCTCGAAGGGGGTCGCCGTGCCGATGGTGGCGAGCGGCACCCGCTCGTCGTCGATCTTGGCGTGCCCGGTCGCCCCGTCGACCACCGGCACCTCGCCCGGGGCGGAGCCGACCTGCCACATGTTGAACGCGGGGAAGAAGAGCGGCCGTCCGGCGGGAATCACGCAGCGCCGTCGCACCGTGCCGCCGTAGGTGCCGGCCAGGAACCAGACGTCGTCGGGCTGGTGGTGCCCACCGTCCTCGCCGGTCGTGTCGTGGATCGGGTCCGTCATCGGCCCGTGCGCCGCCAGCCACCGCACCCAGCGCGCGACGAGCCCCTCGGGGGAGGACGGCGGGTAGGGCGGCGGGGCAGCCTCGGCCCGGCCGAACAGGGAGCGCAGCGGTGGCATGGGCGCAGATGCTAGTGCCCTGGTCAGCCGCCCCACCCGGCCGGGATCCCGCCACCGGTGGCCGGTGCGGGCGCGCCCGATCGCGGCGTCCGCCGGGCGGCGCATAGGATGTGCCCTCATGGCACGCGTGCTCACTCCCCGTGCGGAGGACTTCCCCCGCTGGTACCAGGACCTGATCGCCAAGGCGAAGCTGGCCGACAACGGCCCGGTGCGGGGCACCATGGTCATTCGACCGGCCGGTTACGCCATCTGGGAGCGGATGCAGGCCGAGATGGACGCCCGGATCAAGGCGGCCGGGGCGGAGAACGCGTATTTCCCGCTCTTCATTCCGGAGAGCTACCTCAAGCGCGAGGCCGAGCACGTCGAGGGCTTCTCGCCGGAGCTGGCCGTGGTCACCCACGGCGGTGGCAAGCAGCTCGCCGAGCCGGTGGTGGTCCGCCCCACCAGCGAGACGGTGATCGGCGAGTTCATGGCCAAGTGGATCGACTCGTACCGGGACCTGCCGCTGCTGCTCAACCAGTGGGCGAACGTGGTCCGGTGGGAGCTGCGCCCCCGGGTCTTCCTGCGTACCAGCGAGTTCCTCTGGCAGGAGGGGCACACCGCGCACGCGACTCGTTCCGACGCCCGGGCCTACGCCCGCAAGATCCTGCACGAGGCGTACGAGGACCTGATGGTCAACGTGCTCGGCATCCCGGTGGTGGTCGGCCTGAAGACCGCCCGCGAGCGGTTCGCCGGCGCCACCGCCACCTACACCTGCGAAGGCATGATGGGCGACGGCAAGGCGCTCCAGCTGGGCACCAGCCACGAGCTGGGCCAGAACTTCGCCAAGGCGTTCGACATCAGCTTCTCCTCGGCCGAGGGTGGCCGGGAGCACGCCTGGACCACCTCCTGGGGCACCTCGACCCGGATGCTCGGCGGCCTGATCATGTGCCACGGCGACGACAACGGCCTGCGGGTGCCGCCGCGGCTGGCGCCGGTCCAGGCGTACGTGATGATCGTCAAGGACGGCGAGGGCCCTGGCGGCCCTGCCGAGGCGGCGCGAAAGCTTTACGACGCGCTGCGCGACGCCGGGGTCCGGGTCGCGCTGGACGACCGCACCGACACCGCGTTCGGCCGCCGGGCCGTCGACGCCGAGCTGCGCGGCTACCCGGTCCGCGTCGAGGTCGGCCCCCGTGACCTGGCCGCCGGCAACGCGGTGGTGGTCCGGCGTACGGACGGCTCGAAGGCCGCGACGCCGGTGGCCGACGTGGTCGGCGCGGTCCTGGCCGCGCTGGAGGCCGACCAGCAGGCGCTGCACGACCAGGCCCTGGCGTTTCGGCAGTCCCACACCGTCGAGGTCGCCAGCCTGGCCGAGGCGATCGAGGCGGCGGCCACCGGCTGGGCCAAGGTGCCGTGGTCGGCGGTCGGTGTCGAGGGCGAGGCCGAGGCGAACGCCCAGGGCGTCACCGTTCGGTGCCTGCTGCGCGCCGACGGCTCGGTGCCCGACTCCGAGGATGAGCCCGACCTGCGCGCCATCCTCGCCCGCGCCTACTGAGGTGCAAGGAAGGGCCCCTTCTTAACGCCTCTGGTAGAGGAAGGGGCCCCTGCTAACCACTGGGGTGATGACGTGCGGTTCGAACCGGGCCAGCTGATCATGCACCGGAACGTCCGCAACGGCCGGATCGGTTGGGTGCGGCCGGCCCGGGTGGTCCTCGACGACGACCGGGGGCTGCTGCTCTGGGTCGCCCGGGACACGCCGGTGGCCCACGAGGTGACCGAGGCGGGGCTGGGCATGCGGGCCATGCCGTTCGCGGAGTGGATCACCTTCCGCTACCGGCTCGCCGAGGGCCGCTGGGCCGGGCCGCCGGTGCTCAAGTTCCTGCCCACCGGCGTGGCGCACTCGGTCTGGTGGTTCCGGGACGACCGGGGTGGGTTCCGCAACTGGTACGTCAACCTGGAGGAACCCGGCGTCCGCTGGGACGACGGCGCGGTGGCCGGGGTCGACATGGTGGACCAGGATCTCGACGTGGTCGTCCACCCGGACCTGAGCTGGGAGTGGAAGGACGAGGAGGAGTTCGTCGAACGCCTCGCCTTCCCGGAGCACTACTGGGTGGCCGACGAGCAGGCGGTCCGCGCCGAGGGGGAGCGGGTGATCCGGCTCGCCGAGGCGGGGAGGTTCCCGTTCGACGGCACCTGGTGCGACTTCGTGCCGCCCGCCGAATGGGACGTACCGGAGAAGCTTCCGCTGGGCTGGGATCGGCCGCCGGCCCGCTGAGGCGTGTCGTACGTCACCCGGAGGTTGACTCCGAGCTTTCCGGCCCGGGTCCGGTGTGAGAGATCGGGGCGGGATCTGGCAGAATGGGTCGCTGGTATCCGGCGCGCGTCCGGCGCCCTCTAACCCGGGCGCGTCGCCAGTTGACCGAGCAGTCTCCGGCCCAACCCCACTGTGCCGGTCGGCGCTCACCCGCCACACCGCCCGTACCGGGCCGGTGAGATCGCAACAGGAGCGAAACAACTGTGGCCGTAAAGATCCGGCTCCTGCGGATGGGCAAGATCCGCAACCCGCAGTACCGCATCGTCGTCGCCGACTCGCGTACCAAGCGCGACGGCCGGGCGATCGAGTTCGTCGGTGTGTACCAGCCGAAGGAAGACCCTTCGGTGATCGAGGTCAAGTCGGAGCGGGTTCAGTACTGGCTCTCCGTCGGCGCGCAGCCGAGCGAGGCGGTGCAGCGTCTGCTGGAGCTGACCGGTGACTGGCAGAAGTTCAAGGGCCTGCCGGCCCCGCCGCCGCTGAAGGTCGCGGCGGAGCGGGCCGACCGCAAGGCGGCGTACGAGGCCGAGGCGAAGGCCGCCGCCGGCCTCGCGGAGACCCCGGCCAAGCCGGCCAAGAAGGCCGCGAAGCCGGAGGCCGAGGCGCCGAAGGCCGAGGAGCAGACCGGTGTCGAGTCCGGCGAGCAGGCCTGACATGGCGCTGCGTCCCGCCCTGGAGCACCTGGTCAAGGGGATCGTCGACCACCCGGACGACGTCCGGGTGCGGATGGTCGACTCCCGTCGGGGCAAGCGGCTTGAGGTCCGTGTGCACCCGGAGGACCTCGGCACGGTGATCGGGCGGTCCGGCCGGACCGCCAAGGCGCTGCGCCAGGTGATCGGCTCCATCGGCGGGCGCGGAGTACGCGTCGACATCGTCGACTCGTACTGATGCTTCTCGTCGTCGGCAGGATCGGTAAGCCGCACGGGATCCGCGGTGAGGTCACCGTGGAGGTGCGGACCGACGAGCCCGAAGCACGGTTCGCCCCGGGCATGGTGCTGCGCACCACGCCCGGGGCGGTCACGCCCGCGGCGCCCGGGGCCTACCGGGTGCCGGCGGAGCTGACCGTCGAGTCCGCCCGGTGGCACCAGGGCCGGATGCTGGTCGCGTTCGAGGGCGTGCTGAACCGCGACGTCGCCGAGGCGCTGCGCGGCACCCTGGTCGGGGTGGACAGCGCCGACGTCGCCCCGCCGGAGGACCCGGAGGAGTTCCACGACCACCAGCTGGTCGGCCTCGCCGTGGTCACCCCGGCCGGCGAGCGGCTGGGCGAGGTGGCCCGCATCGACCACGCCCCCGCCTCCGACCTGCTGGTGCTGCGGCGCCCCGAGGGGCGTACCGCGCTGATCCCGTTCGTCAAGGCGATCGTGCCCGAGGTGGATCTCGCCGGCGGTCGCGTCGTCGTCGATCCGCCCGGTGGCCTGCTCGACCTGTAGTTGGAGTCAGCCCCTCATGCGCGTCGACATCGTGTCGATCTTTCCCGAGTACTTCGCCCCGCTGGACCTGTCGCTGATCGGCAAGGCCCGGGCGAACGGCACGCTGCGGCTGGCCGTACACGATCTGCGGACCTGGACGCACGACGTGCACCGCACGGTCGACGACACGCCGTACGGCGGCGGGCCCGGCATGGTGATGCGGCCGGAGCCGTGGGGCGAGGCCCTGGACGCCCTCGTTCCGGGCGCGGACGGCGAACCGGAACCCCGGCTGCTGGTGCCCTCCCCGGTCGGCGTCCGGTTCACCCAGGCCCTGGCGCACGAGCTGGCCGCCGAGTCGCACCTGCTCTTCGCCTGCGGCCGGTACGAGGGCATCGACCAGCGGGTGCTCGACCACGCGGCGACCCGGATGCGGGTGACCGAGGTCTCCCTCGGCGACTACGTGCTCTTCGGCGGCGAGGTGGCGGTGCTGGTGATCCTGGAGGCGGTCACCCGGCTGCTGCCCGGGGTGCTCGGCAACGCCGGCTCGCTGGACGAGGAGTCGCACGCCCACGGGCTGCTGGAGGCGCCGATGTACACCAAGCCGGCGACCTGGCGCGGGCACGAGGTGCCGGAGGTGCTCCGCTCCGGCGACCACGGGCGGATCGCCCGCTGGCGGCGCGACGAGTCGCTGCTGCGTACCGCCGCCCGCCGCCCCGACATGATCGCCGCACTGCCCCCGAGAGCCTGGACAAGCGGGACCGGGCGGCCCTGGACCGGGGTGGATTTCAGCCGCCGTCGGGGGATGTGGCAAAGTAGAGGGGTTGCCGCATCCGTCCACGCCGTGGGCGGCTGCGAGGACCCTCGACCGGGGCCGGCGTCACCGGCCACCACCCGGGGGTCAGAATCACCCATTCGCGCATCGACTGACGGTGCGCCGTGAGCCTTACGAGGACGCAGCGATGAACATCCTGGACGCCCTTGACGCCCAGTCGAAGCGCGTTGACATCCCCGACTTCCGGGCCGGTGACACCGTCAAGGTGCACGCCCGCGTCGTCGAGGGCAACCGGTCCCGGGTCCAGATCTTCCAGGGCGTCGTCATCCGCCGCCAGGGTGACGGTCTGCGCGAGACCTTCTCGGTCCGCAAGATCAGCTTCGGTGTGGGTGTGGAGCGGACCTACCCGGTGAACAGCCCGGCGATCGACCGGATCGAGGTCGTGACCCGCGGTGACGTGCGCCGCGCCAAGCTCTACTACCTGCGCGAGCTGCGCGGCAAGAAGGCCAAGATCAAGGAGCTGCGCGAGAAGCAGCCGGCGAGCTGAATTTCCGCTCGCCACGCCGCCTGAGCTGCGCGGATGCCGTATCGATCGGAGCGCATTACCCTGGTCGTACGGGCGCAGGGGAGCGGCGCGCCGCGCTCGCTCGCGGTGGCACAGCGGTCCACTACCGCCCGTGGGGTCTCTGGGGAGGCTCCCGGGCGGTAGTGTCGTTTCTGCGGACCGGAGAGTGGCATGGTGCAGATGCTTGACGAGGACGGCACCGTCGACCCATTGCGCCGGCGGTCCCGGCGCGGTCGGCGGCAACTGCCCCTCTGGCAGGAACTGCCGCTGTTGCTGGTCGTCGCGTTCTGCCTGGCGGTGCTGATCCGCACCTTTCTGTTCCAGGCGTTCTTCATCCCTTCCGGGTCGATGGAGAACACCCTCCTCATCGGCGACCGGGTGCTGGTCAACAAGGTCGTCTACGACGTCCGCGAGCCGGCCCGCGGCGAGGTGGTGGTCTTCCGGGGCACCGATCGGTGGGTGGCCCAGGAGGCGCCGGCGCCGCCGACCAACTTCCTCGGCCGGGTCGGCCGGACCCTGGGCGACCTGGTCGGGATCAGCCGCCCGGGGGAGAAGGACTTCATCAAGCGGGTCATCGGCGTCCCCGGTGACCGGATCTCCTGTTGCGACCCGGCGACCGGCCGGGTCATGGTCAACGGCGTACCGCTGGACGAGTCGGCGTACGTATGGGAGGACTCGCCGGTCGAGCTGCCGCCGAACGCGAGGGAGTGCCGCTCCCGGCAGTTCACCGAGGTGGTCGTACCGCCGGGGCAGATCTTCGTGATGGGTGATCACCGGCTGGTCTCCCAGGACGCCCGGTGCCAGGGGCCGGTGCCGATCAGCAACGTGGTCGGTCGGGCCTTCATGGTCGTGTGGCCGTCGCAACGATGGGCCACCCTGCCCGTCCCGCAGACCTTCGCCGACCTGCCACATGCGAACGCGGCGCCGGCCCGGCCGGCTCCGGTGGATTCCGACCCGGTGGGCGGTGTGGTCCTGATCATTCCGGTCACAGCCGCGCTCTCCGTTCTCGCGCGTTCAGGGCGACCGCGCCTTGCCCGGCAACGTAGGCTCCACCCGTGATCGACGAGCAGACCGAAAAGCCGCGCAGCTCCTTCTGGAAGGAGCTGCCCATCCTCCTGGGCGTGGCGATCCTGGTCGCAGTGCTGGTACGCGCCTTCGTGCTGCAGACCTTCTTCATCCCGTCGCCGTCCATGGAGAACACTCTCAAGATCGACGATCGGGTGCTGGTCAACAAGCTGGTCTACGACTTCCGCTCGCCGCACCGGGGCGAGGTGATCGTCTTCAAGGCGCCCACCTCCTGGAGCGGGAACCCGCAGGGCGAGGACTTCATCAAGCGGGTGATCGGCGTCGGCGGCGACCACGTGGTCTGCTGTGACCGCACCGGCCCGCAGGAGCGGTTGGTCATCAACGGCAAACCGATCGACGAGCCCTTCGTCTTCCCCGGCAACAAGCCGGCCGACCAGGATTTCGACATCACCGTGCCGCAGGGGCGGCTCTGGGTGATGGGCGACCACCGGGAGGCCTCCGGCGACTCCCTGGAGCATTGGCAGCAGTCCGGCGAGGACATCAACGAGGCGACCATCCCCGAGGACCGGGTGGTCGGCCGGGCCTTCACGATCTTCTGGCCGCCCAGCCGGGCGACCTGGCTCACCGTGCCGAAGCAGTTCGACGGGATCCCCAATCCCTGACCCCGGACGGCGTGGTCGTTCGTCGGACGCG
This region includes:
- the rplS gene encoding 50S ribosomal protein L19, giving the protein MNILDALDAQSKRVDIPDFRAGDTVKVHARVVEGNRSRVQIFQGVVIRRQGDGLRETFSVRKISFGVGVERTYPVNSPAIDRIEVVTRGDVRRAKLYYLRELRGKKAKIKELREKQPAS
- the rpsP gene encoding 30S ribosomal protein S16, with the protein product MAVKIRLLRMGKIRNPQYRIVVADSRTKRDGRAIEFVGVYQPKEDPSVIEVKSERVQYWLSVGAQPSEAVQRLLELTGDWQKFKGLPAPPPLKVAAERADRKAAYEAEAKAAAGLAETPAKPAKKAAKPEAEAPKAEEQTGVESGEQA
- a CDS encoding RNA-binding protein, producing the protein MSSPASRPDMALRPALEHLVKGIVDHPDDVRVRMVDSRRGKRLEVRVHPEDLGTVIGRSGRTAKALRQVIGSIGGRGVRVDIVDSY
- a CDS encoding amidohydrolase family protein produces the protein MALHVRGVLLPDDEVRDLWLVGDRVTFEPVPGAETVAEGGFVLPGLTDAHCHIGIARGGAPITTLDQARELARVDRDAGVLAIRDAGSPYPYPELDDDPELPRLARAGRHVAPPKRYLRDIGVEVGAAEVAATVTEQAAAGNGWVKLVGDWIDRGVGDLAPAWDADTMTAAVAAAHAAGVRAAVHTFSESAVEIMVRAGVDSVEHGTGLSVDLIDLMARQGTALVPTMINIQTFGHIAEQARPKFPGYADHMLALRDRFPDVVRAAHEAGVPIYVGTDAGGGIDHGLAAEEMLLLHERAGMSAEDVLAAASWRAREWLGFPGLVEGGLADLVVYPEDPRRDLRVVRTPFRIVLRGRVIR
- a CDS encoding DUF402 domain-containing protein, whose translation is MRFEPGQLIMHRNVRNGRIGWVRPARVVLDDDRGLLLWVARDTPVAHEVTEAGLGMRAMPFAEWITFRYRLAEGRWAGPPVLKFLPTGVAHSVWWFRDDRGGFRNWYVNLEEPGVRWDDGAVAGVDMVDQDLDVVVHPDLSWEWKDEEEFVERLAFPEHYWVADEQAVRAEGERVIRLAEAGRFPFDGTWCDFVPPAEWDVPEKLPLGWDRPPAR
- the proS gene encoding proline--tRNA ligase, whose translation is MARVLTPRAEDFPRWYQDLIAKAKLADNGPVRGTMVIRPAGYAIWERMQAEMDARIKAAGAENAYFPLFIPESYLKREAEHVEGFSPELAVVTHGGGKQLAEPVVVRPTSETVIGEFMAKWIDSYRDLPLLLNQWANVVRWELRPRVFLRTSEFLWQEGHTAHATRSDARAYARKILHEAYEDLMVNVLGIPVVVGLKTARERFAGATATYTCEGMMGDGKALQLGTSHELGQNFAKAFDISFSSAEGGREHAWTTSWGTSTRMLGGLIMCHGDDNGLRVPPRLAPVQAYVMIVKDGEGPGGPAEAARKLYDALRDAGVRVALDDRTDTAFGRRAVDAELRGYPVRVEVGPRDLAAGNAVVVRRTDGSKAATPVADVVGAVLAALEADQQALHDQALAFRQSHTVEVASLAEAIEAAATGWAKVPWSAVGVEGEAEANAQGVTVRCLLRADGSVPDSEDEPDLRAILARAY
- the rimM gene encoding ribosome maturation factor RimM (Essential for efficient processing of 16S rRNA) produces the protein MLLVVGRIGKPHGIRGEVTVEVRTDEPEARFAPGMVLRTTPGAVTPAAPGAYRVPAELTVESARWHQGRMLVAFEGVLNRDVAEALRGTLVGVDSADVAPPEDPEEFHDHQLVGLAVVTPAGERLGEVARIDHAPASDLLVLRRPEGRTALIPFVKAIVPEVDLAGGRVVVDPPGGLLDL
- the ffh gene encoding signal recognition particle protein — encoded protein: MFDTLSDRLSGIFTKLRGKGRLTDADIDATAREIRMALLEADVALPVVKGFIASVKERARSAEVSQALNPAQQIIKIVNEELVAVLGGEGRRLQFAKHPPTVIMLAGLQGSGKTTLAGKLARWLKAQGHQPLLVAADLQRPNAVGQLQVLGGRAGVEVYAPEPGNGVGDPVQVARDSIEHARRAARDIVIVDTAGRLGIDAEMMQQAANIRDAVQPDEVIFVIDAMVGQDAVRTAEAFRDGVGITGVVLSKLDGDARGGAALSVREVTGQPILFASTGEKLEDFDVFHPDRMASRILGMGDVLTLIEQAEAAFDADQKEKMTAKLVGGETFTLEDFLDQLIAVRRMGPIANVLAMMPGMGQMKDQLAELDDKHFDRVTAIIRSMTPAERVNPKIINGSRRARIANGSGVTVMDVNQLLNRFADAQKMMKQMGGMMGLPGAGRRKATKSPKNKRKGTKGGGRPRTGAGLPGGGGFPGGMPQLPPGLDPGDLAGAQGLPPGFKLPKIDFNKLGKGGDKHPR
- the lepB gene encoding signal peptidase I; the encoded protein is MIDEQTEKPRSSFWKELPILLGVAILVAVLVRAFVLQTFFIPSPSMENTLKIDDRVLVNKLVYDFRSPHRGEVIVFKAPTSWSGNPQGEDFIKRVIGVGGDHVVCCDRTGPQERLVINGKPIDEPFVFPGNKPADQDFDITVPQGRLWVMGDHREASGDSLEHWQQSGEDINEATIPEDRVVGRAFTIFWPPSRATWLTVPKQFDGIPNP